In Cydia amplana chromosome 13, ilCydAmpl1.1, whole genome shotgun sequence, a single genomic region encodes these proteins:
- the LOC134653382 gene encoding G-protein coupled receptor moody — protein sequence MGDLSPSAYDNTDDNLTQFKLDDYSDEALAKMELFKDYPEGLLRFASVCCVLFMLVGIPGNLITIIALARCKKVRNATAVFIMNLSCSDLLFCCFNLPLAASTFWQRSWAHGRTLCRMFPLARYALVAVSLFTVLAITINRYVMISHPRLYPKLYKRQYLAVMVASTWAFAFGALIATWFEKWGRFGLDLSIGSCSILPDDNKRSPKEFLFVGAFMLPCLAIVICYARIFCIVREAARKSRAPARSRTRPGREDSAMGSASTAVERSPGPENGTNHAAPPRRNFLAPPVLHCPPTPGPERSSSSGVDTLDGHDEECALDSKRTPSGSETTKRLRQAAAALKRAPGPVRAPRLTPKDRKLLKMIMAIMLSFWVCYLPITLTKIFREFTSYPLANIAGYILIYLTTCINPIIYVVMSSEYRQAYKNLLMCRRKA from the exons ATGGGTGATTTGTCACCGAGTGCGTACGACAATACGGACGACAATTTGACTCAGTTTAAGCTTGATGACTACTCCGACGAGGCTCTGGCGAAAATGGAGCTGTTCAAGGACTACCCGGAGGGCTTGTTGAGGTTTGCGTCGGTGTGCTGCGTCCTCTTCATGTTGGTGGGGATCCCGGGGAACCTCATCACTATCATCGCCTTAGCGCGGTGTAAAAAG GTCCGAAACGCAACCGCGGTGTTCATAATGAACCTCTCCTGCTCCGACCTCCTCTTCTGCTGCTTCAACTTACCCCTAGCGGCCTCGACGTTTTGGCAGCGCTCCTGGGCGCACGGCAGGACGCTCTGCCGCATGTTCCCGCTGGCTAGATATGCGCTGGTCGCGGTGTCGCTATTCACCGTGTTGGCTATTACCATCAACAGATACGTCATGATATCACACCCGCGGCTCTATCCCAA GCTGTATAAAAGGCAGTATTTGGCAGTTATGGTGGCAAGTACTTGGGCGTTCGCGTTTGGAGCGCTCATAGCGACGTGGTTCGAGAAATGGGGACGTTTCGGCCTCGATCTCAGCATTGGCTCCTGTTCTATACTTCCGGATGACAACAAAAGATCTCCAAAAGAGTTCCTCTTTGTGGGTGCGTTCATGCTTCCCTGTCTCgctatagttatttgttatgCGAGGATATTCTGTATAGTTAGAGAAGCAGCAAGAAAATCAAGAGCACCGGCGCGGAGCCGGACCCGACCCGGACGAGAAGACTCGGCTATGGGCTCGGCGTCCACTGCGGTAGAAAGGTCGCCGGGCCCTGAAAATGGAACTAACCACGCGGCGCCTCCGCGAAGAAATTTTCTTGCTCCACCAGTCTTACACTGTCCACCGACTCCAGGCCCTGAGCGATCCTCATCCTCAGGCGTAGATACCTTAGACGGGCACGACGAAGAATGTGCACTAGACTCTAAGCGGACGCCAAGCGGTAGCGAGACGACTAAAAGACTTCGCCAAGCGGCCGCAGCTTTAAAGCGAGCACCAGGACCCGTCCGTGCACCGCGTCTTACGCCAAAAGACAGGAAACTATTAAAAATGATTATGGCAATTATGCTCTCGTTCTGGGTATGTTATCTCCCTATAACGCTCACGAAGATATTTCGCGAGTTCACTTCGTATCCGCTGGCAAACATCGCTGGGTATATCCTTATCTATTTGACGACGTGCATCAACCCTATTATTTATGTAGTGATGTCCAGTGAGTATCGGCAAGCCTACAAGAACCTGCTCATGTGCCGCCGAAAAGCGTGA